One region of Erythrolamprus reginae isolate rEryReg1 chromosome 12, rEryReg1.hap1, whole genome shotgun sequence genomic DNA includes:
- the TLCD5 gene encoding TLC domain-containing protein 5: MVAMILWVALSLCGWLSLYAWSCRHYRERACEWSCRLVTLTHGVFATCLSGYIGFIDGPWPMTYPGYPNTVLQVHALCISLGYFLFDLGWCVYFKAEGPLMLVHHSVSILGISASLALGESAGEVNAVIFGSELTNPFLQARWFLREKGLYPSLIGDVVDFLFVVLFAGVRIGVGAWLMYCVLLSPRPRVFIKVGGFIMYAVSCVFMVSIFRFARRKTMKKYQAWRSWWNKEVDLNANGYLKSH, translated from the exons ATGGTGGCCATGATCCTGTGGGTGGCCCTAAGCCTATGTGGTTGGCTCTCCCTCTACGCCTGGTCCTGCCGTCACTACCGCGAGCGTGCCTGCGAATGGAGCTGCCGATTGGTCACGTTGACTCACGGTGTCTTTGCCACCTGCCTTTCTGGCTACATTGGGTTTATTGACGGTCCCTGGCCAATGACTTACCCAG GGTATCCAAATACGGTGCTTCAGGTCCATGCCTTGTGCATCAGTTTGGGTTACTTCCTGTTCGACCTGGGCTGGTGCGTCTACTTTAAGGCCGAAGGTCCTTTGATGTTGGTCCACCATTCTGTCAGCATCCTGGGCATCAGCGCCTCCCTGGCCTTGGGCGAGTCCGCCGGCGAGGTCAACGCCGTCATCTTTGGCAGTGAACTCACCAACCCCTTCCTGCAGGCCCGCTGGTTCCTGCGGGAGAAAGGGCTGTACCCCAGCTTGATAGGAGACGTGGTGGACTTCCTCTTCGTGGTGCTCTTCGCGGGCGTGAGGATCGGGGTCGGGGCCTGGCTGATGTACTGTGTGTTGCTGTCCCCCAGGCCGAGGGTCTTCATCAAGGTTGGAGGGTTCATCATGTACGCGGTCTCTTGCGTTTTCATGGTCAGCATTTTTAGGTTTGCCCGGCGTAAAACCATGAAGAAATATCaagcctggaggtcttggtggaACAAAGAGGTGGACTTGAACGCCAACGGATATCTCAAGAGTCACTGA